One Suncus etruscus isolate mSunEtr1 chromosome 13, mSunEtr1.pri.cur, whole genome shotgun sequence genomic region harbors:
- the LOC126026033 gene encoding LOW QUALITY PROTEIN: uncharacterized protein LOC126026033 (The sequence of the model RefSeq protein was modified relative to this genomic sequence to represent the inferred CDS: substituted 1 base at 1 genomic stop codon): MGQTVTTPLTLTLNHWTDVKARAHNLSVGVRKGPWQTFCTSEWPTFGVGWPPEGVFNLSLISAVRKVIFQSEGGHPDQIPYILVWQDLVQNPPVWVKPWIFGRPEPTSTIMAVASDPEPNLPVPPRPSAPPPLYPEINNDLLLDFSPPPYSQPQSSPQPAQPNVPHVAVGQPPAAGPREPGPAGGTRSRKGRSPETVRPSESRSLALPLRAMGPPPGDDQLPPLQYWPFSSADLYNWKTMHPTFSDNPSALTGLLESLMFSHQPTWNDCQQLLQVLFTTEEKERVLLEARKNVPGADGTPTNLPNLIDEGFPLTRPTWDFNTAKGRERLTVYRRALIAGLRGAARRPTNLAKVREVVQGPVEPPSVFLERLMEAYRRYTPFDPASEGQQAAIAMAFIGQSATDIKCKLQRLEGLQDYSLRDLVKEAEKVFHKRETEEEKKEREKKEIEDRENRRDRRQERNLTRILAAVVGDSIAERERSRQTGHLGDRARRTPRGQDRPLEKDQCAHCKEKGHWARECPKKQLRRNKVLALDDXGGRGSVPLPEPRVMLPVEGTPINFLVDTGAEHSVLTRPLGKLGTKETMVVGATGSKFYHWTTKRKLDVGRGRVTHSFLVIPECPAPLLGRDLLTKLKAQIQFTPEGPEVTLGEAPVTCLVVGLEEEYRLHETKPGEVVASKWLTQFPEVWAEQAGIGKAKQVPPIVVELKAHASPISVRQYPMSKEAKEGIRPHIQRLIQQGVLVPCRSPWNTPLLPVKKPGTGDYRPVQDLREVNKRAQDLHPTVPNPYNLLSSLPPERVWYTVLDLKDAFFCLQLHPSSQLMFAFEWRDPEGGHTGQLTWTRLPQGFKNSPTLFDEALHRDLAPFRARNPQVSLLQYVDDLLLAASTKEACEEGTRELLKELGELGYRVSAKKAQLCRNEVTYLGYVLKDGKRWLTEARKKTVVTIPVPKTPRQVREFLGTAGFCRLWIPGFASLAAPLYPLTRDQAPFAWTQECQEAFKKIKTALLTAPALALPDLTKPFTLYVDKRAGVARGVLTQALGPWKRPVAYLSKKLDPVASGWPSCLRVIAAVALLVKDADKLTLGQHVVIVAPHALESIVRQPPDRWLTNARITHYQSLLLNDRITFEPPAILNPASLLPETDGSQPVHSCTDILAEETGTRRDLTDLPWHGAPNWYTDGSSFIMDGKRKAGAAIVDGKQVIWASSLPEGTSAQKAELQALTKALELAEGKVINIYTDSRYAFSTAHIHSAIYKQRGLLTAAGKEIKNKEKILALLEAIHLPKKVAIIHCPGHQKGMNPVAAGNRMANHTAKKAAQGTEIERLKKKGLSSGFDCHGIAKTKDNKIILPHKEGEYYVKSIHHLTHLGKKKLCELVKASNYHVLRLRTITEQVTQSCKACVLTNAHHPLVEPGKRLRGDRPGVFWEVDFTEIVPGRYGNKYLLVFINTFSGWVKAFPTKSETAQVVTKKILEEILPRFGIPKVIGSDNGPAFVAQVSQGLAKQLGTNWKLHCAYRPQSSGQVERMNRTLKKTLTKLAIETGGKDWLGLLPFALLRARNTPGRFGLTPYEILFGGPPPLTRPDGVLDPALDSHSPSALFIHLKALEAVRTQIWDQIKEAYSPGTPAVPHGIQVGDLVLVRRHRVGTLEPRWKGPYLVLLTTPTAVKVNGIAAWIHASHTKKAPAEKLKDE; encoded by the exons ATGGGACAGACCGTGacgactcctttgactctaacccttaaccaCTGGACTGACGTAAAAGCTAGGGCTCACAATCTGTCTGTCGGGGTACGGAAGGGCCCCTGGCAGACCTTCTGCACCTCTGAATGGCCAACCTTTGGAGTCGGCTGGCCGCCAGAAGGTGTCTTTAACCTCTCTCTTATTTCCGCAGTAAGAAAGGTCATTTTTCAGTCTGAAGGGGGACACCCGGACCAAATACCCTACATTCTCGTCTGGCAGGACCTCGTCCAGAATCCACCAGTGTGGGTCAAGCCCTGGATATTTGGCCGCCCTGAGCCAACTTCCACTATAATGGCAGTAGCCTCAGACCCCGAGCCCAACTTGCCTGTTCCCCCCCGACCTTCAGCTCCCCCGCCCCTCTACCCTGAGATAAACAATGATCTTCTTCTTGACTTCTCCCCCCCTCCGTACTCCCAACCTCAATCCTCTCCCCAGCCGGCACAACCTAACGTGCCACACGTCGCTGTGGGGCAACCCCCGGCGGCCGGTCCACGCGAACCGGGACCAGCAGGGGGAACCCGGAGCCGGAAGGGCCGCAGTCCAGAAACTGTTCGCCCCTCCGAGTCACGGTCTCTTGCCCTCCCCCTTCGGGCAATGGGGCCCCCGCCAGGAGATGACCAGCTTCCCCctttacagtactggcctttttcCTCGGCAGATCTATATAATTGGAAGACTATGCACCCCACCTTTTCAGATAATCCCTCTGCCCTGACGGGACTCCTCGAGTCTCTCATGTTTTCGCATCAGCCCACCTGGAACGACTGTCAACAACTGCTCCAGGTCCTCTTCACgacagaggaaaaagaaagagtccTCCTAGAAGCCAGGAAAAACGTCCCGGGGGCCGATGGGACTCCCACTAATCTCCCTAACCTCATAGATGAAGGGTTTCCGCTGACCAGGCCAACCTGGGACTTCAATACCGCAAAAGGTAGGGAGCGCCTCACCGTCTACCGCCGGGCTCTCATTGCTGGTCTAAGAGGGGCTGCAAGACGCCCCACGAATCTGGCTAAGGTAAGAGAGGTTGTCCAAGGTCCAGTTGAACCGCCCTCGGTTTTCCTGGAACGCCTAATGGAAGCTTATAGGAGGTACACTCCTTTTGATCCAGCTTCAGAGGGACAACAGGCGGCCATAGCAATGGCCTTTATTGGGCAGTCAGCCACAGATATAAAATGTAAGCTACAGAGGCTAGAGGGACTTCAAGATTATTCGTTGCGAGACTTAGTGAAGGAGGCAGAGAAAGTGTTCcacaagagagaaacagaggaggagaaaaaggaaagagaaaagaaagagatagaggacaGAGAGAACCGGCGTGATCGCCGACAAGAGAGAAATTTAACTAGAATTTTGGCTGCAGTAGTAggggatagtatagcagaaagagaaagaagcaggcaGACAGGGCACCTGGGCGACAGGGCAAGAAGAACCCCGAGAGGACAAGATCGTCCACTCGAAAAAGATCAGTGTGcccattgtaaagaaaaaggacaCTGGGCAAGGGAGTGCCCGAAAAAGCAACTCAGGAGGAACAAGGTCCTGGCTCTCGATGATTAGGGGGGACGGGGCTCGGTCCCCCTCCCCGAGCCCAGGGTAATGCTTCCAGTAGAGGGGACTCCCATCAACTTCCTGGTGGACACGGGAGCTGAACATTCGGTATTGACCAGGCCCCTAGGAAAATTAGGAACAAAAGAAACCATGGTTGTGGGGGCCACGGGCAGCAAATTCTACCATTggactacaaaaagaaaattggacgTTGGGAGGGGCCGAGTAactcactccttcctggtcatccCTGAGTGCCCTGCGCCCCTCCTGGGAAGAGATTTGCTGACCAAATTAAAGGCACAAATTCAGTTTACCCCTGAGGGACCTGAAGTAACTTTGGGGGAAGCTCCTGTGACTTGTCTGGTAGTCGGACTTGAGGAGGAATACCGCCTCCATGAAACAAAGCCTGGAGAAGTAGTTGCTTCAAAATGGCTTACCCAATTCCCTGAGGTCTGGGCTGAACAGGCAGGAATTGGCAAGGCTAAACAAGTACCCCCGATAGTGGTAGAGCTGAAGGCGCATGCCTCACCTATCTCGGTGAGACAATATCCCATGAGtaaagaagcaaaggaaggcATCCGTCCCCACATCCAGAGGCTGATACAGCAAGGAGTTCTAGTACCCTGCCGATCTCCCTGGAACACGCCTTTGCTGCCGGTGAAGAAACCTGGCACTGGGGACTACCGACCAGTACAAGACTTAAGGGAGGTTAATAAAAGGGCCCAGGATTTGCATCCCACTGTGCCTAACCCTTACAATCTACTGAGTTCCCTCCCACCGGAGCGGGTTTGGTACACAGTGCTAGATTTAAAAGACGCTTTTTTCTGTCTCCAATTACACCCCAGCAGCCAACTGatgtttgcttttgagtggagagATCCGGAAGGGGGACACACTGGACAACTGACATGGACTAGATTGCCCCAGGgttttaaaaactcccccacacTATTCGACGAGGCACTCCATAGGGACCTGGCCCCCTTCAGGGCTCGGAacccccaagtctcccttcttcaGTATGTTGATGACCTCCTGCTGGCAGCATCCACCAAGGAAGCGTGTGAAGAAGGAACCAGAGAACTCCTAAAAGAATTGGGTGAGTTAGGGTACCGGGTGTCGGCCAAGAAAGCTCAGTTGTGCCGCAACGAAGTAACATACCTGGGGTATGTCCTGAAAGACGGCAAGAGGTGGCTCACAGAAGCCAGGAAAAAGACAGTAGTTACCATTCCTGTCCCCAAGACTCCACGGCAGGTACGGGAATTTCTGGGGACAGCCGGTTTCTGTAGACTTTGGATACCTGGGTTTGCCTCCCTAGCCGCTCCCCTGTATCCACTTACACGGGATCAAGCTCCCTTTGCTTGGACACAGGAGTGTCAAGaagcctttaaaaaaattaaaactgctcTACTCACAGCACCAGCCCTGGCCCTGCCGGATCTAACCAAACCTTTTACCCTGTATGTGGACAAACGTGCGGGAGTGGCTCGGGGAGTGCTAACCCAAGCCCTGGGACCTTGGAAAAGACCAGTAGCCTACTTGTCAAAAAAACTCGACCCAGTGGCAAGCGGCTGGCCGTCATGTCTGAGGGTAATCGCAGCGGTGGCTCTCCTGGTAAAAGACGCTGACAAACTTACTCTGGGCCAGCATGTAGTTATAGTCGCTCCCCATGCATTAGAAAGTATAGTCAGGCAGCCTCCTGACCGTTGGTTGACCAACGCCCGAATAACTCACTACCAAAGTCTCTTGCTAAACGACCGTATAACGTTCGAACCGCCTGCTATTCTTAACCCCGCCTCCCTGCTCCCGGAGACAGACGGATCCCAGCCGGTACACTCATGCACAGACATTTTAGCTGAGGAAACTGGAACCCGGAGAGACCTGACAGATCTGCCCTGGCATGGGGCGCCGAATTGGTACACAGATGGTAgtagcttcatcatggatggaaaaagaaaagccgGAGCAGCCATAGTGGATGGGAAGCAAGTAATATGGGCCAGCAGCCTTCCTGAGGGGACTTCGGCACAAAAAGCTGAATTACAAGCTTTGACAAAAGCCCTTGAGCTGGCAGAAGGAAAAGTTATTAACATCTACACCGACAGCAGATACGCGTTTTCCACCGCTCACATTCACAGCGCGATCTACAAACAAAGAGGACTCCTCACGgctgcaggaaaggaaattaagaaCAAGGAAAAAATCCTTGCTCTCTTGGAAGCCATACACCTGCCGAAAAAGGTAGCTATTATTCATTGTCCTGGACATCAAAAAGGAATGAACCCCGTGGCAGCAGGGAACAGAATGGCAAATCACACTGCTAAGAAAGCCGCACAAGGAACT GAAATTGAACGCCTAAAGAAAAAAGGATTATCCAGCGGATTTGACTGCCATGGGATCGCAAAAACTAAAGACAACAAAATCATTTTGCCTCATAAAGAAGGTGAATACTATGTAAAGAGTATCCATCACCTAACacatttaggaaaaaagaaattgtgcgaACTAGTAAAAGCCTCCAATTATCACGTACTCCGACTACGAACTATAACAGAACAAGTAACCCAGTCCTGTAAAGCCTGTGTTCTAACAAATGCCCACCACCCGCTCGTAGAACCAGGAAAACGGCTGCGGGGAGACAGACCAGGAGTCTTCTGGGAAGTAGATTtcacagaaatcgttcctggtaggtatGGCAATAAATATCTTCTAGTCTTCATAAACACCTTCTCCGGATGGGTTAAAGCTTTCCCCACAAAGTCTGAAACTGCCCAGGTGGTCAcgaaaaaaattctggaagaaaTTTTGCCCCGATTCGGGATACCCAAGGTAATCGGCTCCGACAACGGGCCCGCGTTTgtcgcccaggtaagtcagggactgGCCAAACAGCTGGGGACCAATTGGAAATTGCATTGCGCTTATAGACCCCAGAGTTCAGGGCAGGTAGAGAGAATGAATAGAACTCTAAAAAAGACCCTCACTAAATTGGCTATTGAGACCGGCGGGAAGGACTGGTTGGGCCTCCTTCCCTTTGCGCTCCTCAGAGCCCGAAACACACCCGGACGTTTCGGGCTCACTCCCTATGAGATCCTTTTTGGGGGACCTCCCCCCTTGACCAGACCAGACGGAGTATTAGACCCCGCCTTAGATTCCCACTCACCCTCTGCTTTGTTTATCCACCTTAAGGCTCTAGAGGCTGTCCGCACCCAGATCTGGGACCAGATTAAAGAAGCCTATTCACCTGGGACTCCTGCGGTGCCACACGGGATCCAAGTCGGTGATCTGGTCCTTGTTAGACGTCATCGAGTGGGAACCCTCGagcccaggtggaagggaccctACTTAGTACTGTTAACCACCCCAACAGCTGTGAAAGTAAACGGAATTGCTGCCTGGATCCACGCGTcacacacaaagaaagctccTGCTGAAAAGCTTAAGGATGAATGA